The DNA window TGCTCCTGAACTGAGTCCCTCGTGTTCACAAACGACGAATGGGGTCTATTCCTCGCACAAACCGAGAAGGCCGGCTTCCCCAGAGGGCAAGCCGACCTTCCGCGGTACCTTCTATCGTAGACACGAGCCGATCAGTTCGACCCAACCGGCTCTACTGTAATTTCAGCGTAGTCGATTACCGTATTCCCTTCCAACTGGTACGGAGTGTCGTTTCCCGTCAACACTCCTTGAGGAGTGGCAAAATCATACTGCTGATTATCATTCGAGTCCTTGTGAGGCATGGCCCCGAGGGTTACGTCCCCGCTCAATTCCTCGTCGAGAGCAATTTTCACTTCATTAGCGACCGTGGGTCCCTCTATGTAGTCAGAAACCCCCACAGTACTCGCCACTGCGCCTGCACTTTGCATTTCGCTCTTGTCGTGTAGGACAACGAACCCCCCGTCCGCGGGCATATATACCCCGTCCACGACGAGTGTATCTCCCTGAGCGACCGATGTATCCGGCAGTGCACGATCCGTGAAGTCCGCCGACGCAACCGGAGGCAGGAGCGGCGTATTAAGCTCATGGATGACACCGTTCGTCGCCGGAATATCAGCATCCGACACCATGCTTTCGTCCACCGACACCGTTGTATTTCCGAGCAACGTCTCAACATTGGATACCGGCAGGTCCTCCGATGTGAATGAATTTCCTTGCACGGCATGATACTTCACAAGGTCGGCCCGGACGCTTGACGTTCTTGGCTCATCCGCATCCACGGCCTGTGTGGGAACTCCCCCAATCGCTCCGGCCACCTCACCACCAGAGGCGAGAGACGCATTAGAGGGGCCAAAGAGCGTAAAGGTAGACTGGGTTTGTCCGAGGATGCCCGCGATTCCGGAGGGAACGGCCAATGTCGCGAGGGTGGAAAAGGACCCAATCCGGGCCACCTGGCCCCCAATGCTATCCCGAACCGCCGCTTCCACCTCAATCGTCTCGGCATTGATATCGTCCGGACTTGCATTCACAGAGATTGAAACCGTACTGGGATCGGACGTAGCGGTGGTCGACGCAATCGGATCGTCCGCCGTGTACATCACCGTGATGAACTCGCCCCCTCGACTTTCCCATCGGTACGTCTGCTCGGAATTACTAGCAGTAGGGAGATCCGAGTCGTTTACCGACCAGGTATAGCTTTTGTCGACTGTGTATCCTTGCACGTAGTAATCGACCGTGTCGGGCACACTGACCTCATTCGCTCCCGAGAACGACCCGGTTGCTGCGTCTCCAGCCGACGTTCCTCCCTGCTTAATGATATAACGGTTGGCGTTCTCCGGATCTGCCTTCTGTGCGCTCTGGTCGCAGCCGGCCAGGACAAAGGCGACCGCCAGACAGAAGAAAAGAAGCGTTTGATATCGATGTCTCATAGTACCGTAACTGTTTCGAAGTTGACGCATGAAATATGCGGTTCAGCAGAAAAGCAAGAGCTCCCCTACCCAATCTCCAGAGGGGAGCTCTCTGCCTTAGTTAGCATGTGCGTCCGAAGGAGGCCCTTCCATATCCCACCACATTTGGCAGGCCTCATCCTCTTGTTCGACCCCGCCACACATGTTCTCTGCGGCCGACCTCACATTTCTCTCATTGAGGTTGTATTCGGAGTCTGGATAATCAACGCGAAGCGGCGCGTAGGCATCAAATCCGCCGGCCACCCCGCCTACCGGAGAACCAAGCACTCCTTCGAAGTCAAATCGACGCCAGGTTGACCACCCCTGGATGTTGTGCATGTAGAAGGAGATGTAGCGCTGCTCACCGATCACCTGCATTGGGGCGGAGGAGAATTCGCTCTGCACCGCTGAGATGTACCCTTGCGTAGCACTCCCCGAAGCCGAAATGTCCGCATCCGTCTGGCTGGCGTAAAACCCTACGGAGGCCCTAATGGCCTGCGCAATTAGCTGCTGCGGATTTCCGCTAATCAGCCCCTTCTCAGCGGCCCAGGCCTTCGTGAGAAGGACTTCGTCGTAGTACATCATTGGTGCAAAAGCGTCACCGTTACCACTGGGCCCATTTGGAAACCACGCCTCCGGACGGGAAAACACACAGGTCGGATTCGCGCCGTACAGGCTCTGCGCACTTCCTTGCTCCTGCGCAAAGGGAAATCCTTTGTACTCCCCACTTCCATCCTCACAGGGACGGTTGCTGTTGGAGGTCTGCTCGAAGTAGGCATCCAGTCGTGGATCCGCCGAGCCATAGCCTGACTTCAGAAACTCAATGAATCGTTCTGAACCATCAAAGTCGTCTCGAAAGTCGACCTCCCGGTTCACGTAGTAGCTGTTTCGGTGGTCCGAGCTGGTCCCGAATTGGAAGTAGACGTTGTCGTCATTGCTCTGAAGGGCCTTGCCATTCGCGGAGGTAACGGCCTGTTCGGCCCAGCTTCCGCTCCCGGCTGCGTCGTAGGCCCGCAGTCCGATGCGCATCTTCAAGCCATTGGCAAACCGCTTCCACATCCTCATGTCCCCCCCATTCACGAGGTCTCCGGACGGGCCTTCCCCGTCCACACTAATTCGGCTTAGAGCGGTGTTTAGGCTATCAACCAGCACCGGATAAATTTCGGACTGTGACGTGTAGGATGGGGAGCGATTTTCTCGTCCCTGAAGCGCCTGCCCAAAAAAGGGGATGTCCCCGTACGCATCGGTCAGAATCTGGAAGGCCCACACCTGCATAATTGTGGCCACAGCCTGAAAGTTGTCCTGATTTCGGACCGTATTCGGACGCTCTCGGGCAATCTTTTTGGCGGCCCGAAGATCATTCAGTCGGTTGTAAATCCCTCCCCACGCGTAATCAACCGGGGAGTATCTGCTTTCCGACGGATAAAAGTTCTGGGTCGTGTACTGCGCCCAGACGTTTGCCCGGCGCATGGTCCGAGTTCCCCCGAACACCTCCTCCGAGATGTACCGCTGGGCGTTGCTAAGAAGGTTGTTCGGATTGGCAGAAGACGCCTGATTCGGATTCTCGTTGTAACTGGAGAGGCTATCGCATCCCCCCAGCGCGAGGAGCAGGGAAAGTCCCCCAGCAAGGAGGAGTACAAGTGTAGCGTGACGTCTCATATCAGAGAATCAGTCAACTGTTGGAAATGATCGCAAGCCCGGTAACATACCCGTTCCCCCCGGTGGACAGCACCGGGGGACGGACAACCATCAGCACACTAGAAATTCAGGTTCACGCGGAAGGTGAACTGACGCTGGGGTGGAATATTGGCGGCCTCAACCCCTTGAATGTTGCCGGACCCTAGAGTAACCGAAGGGTCCACATTTGGGGCTTTCTTGTAGAGGAACATGAGGTTGCTCCCTGTTACCGAGACGCTGGCCCGTCGAAGGGCAAACTCATTGAACCAACTCTGCGGAAGGCTATAGGTCAGCACCACCTCTTGCAGCTTCGCATACGTCGCGTCGTAGATGAACCGATCGCCGCCTCCGGCTGCAAACCAGTTCTTCCAGTAGCTAGCGGCGGGGATGCGCCCCACGGCTTCTCCGAAGTCAATTCCTTGCACCTGAGACGCGTTAGAGGGATCGGTGCCTTCCGGCAACACAACACCTTCCGGAATGACGCCGGTCTCCCGCTGGTTGTCGGCAATCGTGGACTCAAGCAGGCCACTATAGGTGCCGAACTTATTGGACAGCGAATAGATCTCGCCTCCCATCTGCCCATCGATCAAGGCACTCAACGTAATCCCTTTGTACGAAAGGGTGGTTGAGAGTCCGCCTTTCCAATCCGGCACGTAGCTTCCCAGCACCTGGGGCTGCGAGGTCGTCAGTGGAATTCCATCCCGGTTGAACACGATGTCGCCGTCTTTATCCCGACGGAGTGCCGGCTGCACAAGCGCTCCGAATTCAGCTCCTTCTCGCGCCTGAACCTCCGGCCCAAACACCACACCGCCATCGGAGATCGTGTAGGTTCGAAGGCCTGCTGCAAGCTCTTCAACCGTGTTGACGTTTTTGTTGAAGTTGGCCGTGACGTCCCACTGAAATCCTTCCGTGAGCACGGGTGTGACCGTGAGGCTCGCCTCCAAACCACGGTTTACCACCTTTCCGGCGTTGAGCAGCGACGAGTTCAAACCTGATGCACTAGAGACGTCAACGGCGAGAATCTGATCTCGCGTTACATCTCGGTAGTACGTGGTATTCAGGTTGACTCGATCATTGAAGAAGCGCAGGTTGGCCCCGAATTCAATCCCGGTGGTCAGTTCTCGCTCCAGTTCCGGGTTATTAGCGGACCGCTGCAACTGTTGAAGCGGCTGCCCCTGAAAGGGCACGTTGCCCGGATATGTAAGCCCCAGCCGGTACGGGCTCGTGTCTTGGCCCACCTGCGCCCAACTCGCACGCACTTTTCCGAACGACAGGATGTCCTGCCCCTGCAGTGCATCCAAGCTGGTGAAGATGAAGTTTGCCGAGATCGACGGATAGAGATACGAGTTGTTGTCTGCCGGCAGGGTCGAGGACCAGTCGTTTCGAAGTGTCCCTTCGAGATAGACCATGTCGTTGTACCCCAGACTCACAAGCCCGTAGGTACTGTAGACCATTTGCTCCTCAAAGTAGTCGTCCACAGTCGGGCGTCCCACGGAATTCCCGACCGTGTATACTCCCGGCGCCGCCAGACCATTGTTGGTTGACGACTCATTCTCCTCGTAGGTCGAGTACCGTACCTTTCCGGCCACAAACGAGGAGAAATCAATGCTCTCCGTAAGTGTCCCGGAGTAATCGAAGCGGAGCTCAGAGCTCGTCTCTTGCTCCTCAATGATGTCCTCACTATAACCAGCCGGGGCTCCAGTCGAGATTCCCGACCGCCGGTCGCCAAACCGATGACTCCGGTAATCGGTCGACACGGCGAAAGTCCCCGTCAGGTCCTGTATGATGTCGTACGCGACTTCGGCCTTCCCAATCAGACGCTGTTCATCGTCCTGCTGGAAGTTTTCGTATCGATTCACGTACGGATTGTCCGTATACTGAAACTGCGTGACTGGGCCTTGCGCCCCCGAAACGCCTGCATAGTTCCAGCCTCGCTGCTGGCCGTTTGGGCGCTGGTAATCCCGCATGTAGCTGTCCGGCCCGTAATTGAGCTGTCGCTGCGTGAAGGTGTTGAACGCAGCGAAGGGGTTTTCTTCAAATCCATAGCCCATGCCTGAGCGGCCCTTCACGTTGGTGTAGCTGTACTTCGCAAACGCGGTCGCCCTCAGTTCTTCACTGAGATCTGCCGACCCGTTGAAGTTTACCTGATATCGGTCCATTGAACCGTTCGGCATCACACCTCCCTGGTTTCGAGTGTTGAGGCTCAGCCGGTAATTCAGGAAGTCGGTCTGCTGAGACAAGGCGATGTTGTTGGTATAAACCGTTCCTGTCCGCAGAAAGTCCTTCACAGCATCGGGATGCGCGACCCAGGGCGTCGCCTCGCCTTCGAGTCCATTCACGTTGTCCCAGCTATACCACTGTCGGACTGGACGACCGTCAAGACGGGGTCCCCACGATTCATCTACCGCGTACTGTGCTACATAGTGATCGCTCTCACTCTGCTGCTTGTAGTCCCCGTCGAGCGTCGAGAACGTCGATCCGGGGGGACCTCCTCCGTACTGGTTCTGGTAGTCCATGAACTCGTACGGCTGGCTCAAGGACACACTCGAGGAAAAGGACACACCGAGCTCCCCCTCAAGATTGGCCCCGCTTTTGGTCGTGATCTGAATGACGCCGTTCGCCCCCCGGGAACCATAGAGCGCGGCGGCGGACGGTCCCTTCAAAACAGAGACGGACTTGATATTATTCGGGTTGAGGGACTGAGCTGCATTTCCAAAGTCGAATCCGCCATTCCCCTCAACGGTCCCATCGCCCGTCTGGCGACTTCGGTTTGAGACCACCACGCCGTCAATCACAATGAGCGGCTGATTGTCCCCACTGATGGAGCTATACCCGCGAAGAATGATGTTTGACGAACCTCCCATCGTACTGGAGGATCGAATGCTCGCCCCCGCAATCTTTCCCTTCAGGGAGTTTATAAAGTTCTCGCTGTTCGTCGCATCGAGCTCCGCTCCCCCAACCTGCTGGACAGACGTCGTCACAGCGCGCTCCTCGCGCTCAACGCCAAGAGCGGTTACGACGACATTGTCAATCCCGACCGTTTCGGTGGCCAATTGAATTCGGAGGTTGGTCGTGGAATTCGCTTCGACCTGAACCGTCCGTCTCTTCTGTTGATATCCCACAAAAGAAACGTTGAGGACGTACTCTCCAGCGGGAATGCCCGTGATCCGAAAGGATCCATCCGATCTGGTCGCAGCACCTCGGTTCAAAGCCTGGACGACGACGTTTACTCCAGGAAGGCTCTCAGAAGTGGTGCTGTCCACGACGGTCCCGGCAATCGTTCCGGTCTCCTGGGCGAAGACACTCCCCGGAACCGCCAGTAATACTCCTACCAAGGCAGCGAGTATCGTTCGGTACATGATAGATGGTGTACTAGACGTAAGGGATGCGCAAATGAGACGCTTACTGTGCGGCAAGCACTGCCAGGCAACGACTCTTTCGATAACACCGTCGTCGCGGTCTTATCTGATTGCATTTTGGAAGCGCTTCCACACCAGGGACTCTACTTTTCGGGGCAGGCTCCTCTGTTCACCTGAGTCTACCCTATCACCGATTTTAGGTTATGGGCAGGTTCGCTTAATGTCAAGGAAACCAGTACTTCTTCCTTCTTCATTCCGGGGACTCATGCACCTCAGACTTGAAAACTTCGTCTGACTGAGAAGAATTCAAGGAGAACCCCCTTATCTATGGTCGCTGAATATGTGGCGTGGTGGGGACATCTTCGCTGTTCTCTGTACCTGGTCCCCTTTTCGCCCGAAAGGACTTCTCTACTCGCTTCGTAGTATCCCCACAACCAACGCCTCTAATTTTTCTTTCAGAGCAGATGACCCGCCTCCATCGGAGGAGTGTGATGTTCAACGACAGAGCTTTTCGGCGAAGAAGCATTCTGCACCTGGTACATCTTGCGATCGGTTTCCTACCGTACTACCGTGAGCTTTCGGGTCTTGACCTCGTGTCCAGCCCGTAGTCGTAGAACGTAGACTCCGCTGGAGAGGCCGTCGACGTCCATCACCACCTCATGCCGTCCCCCCTCTGCCTCCCCCGCAACCGTGCGCACTCGCCGCCCCATCACATCGAAGAGCTGCAGGGTCACGGCCGTCGCCCGTTTTTGCGGGACCGCGTAGCGAATGATCGCCCGCTCCCGTACCGGGTTTGGATAGGTGTCCACCAACCGTACCTGGTTCGGTCCCTCGCGGGCCACGACGACGGAGGCCGTATACGAGGTGGTGCCGTCGGTATCCACCTGCTCCAGCCGGTAGCGTACTGAGTCAGTCGCGTACGGCACCTCCCGATCCGTAAATCGATAGTGTTGCGGCTTCGAGGTCGTCCCGCCTCCGTCTACGAAGCCGAGATCTGTCCAAGCCTCTACCGTTCTCTCACGTCGTTGCACCCGAAATCCGACATTCTCCGCTTCCGAAGCGGTTTGCCATTGTAGTTGCACACCGGCCTTCATGGTCGTCCCCTCGAAAGACGCCATCTCGACCGGCAGGTCCGTCGACCCATTTGAGAGTGGAAGCCCGGAAAAGCTCGTCTTATCGTTCCCATTGACCGAGCCGATCTGCGCCCCGAGAATGGAGAGGTCCTCCGGCTGCGCCAATTCAAACCGGACCCCCGAGGCGGAGGCTCCTGTCTCGACGTCAATTGCAACGATCAATGCATGGGCCGTCGGGGGTACCGATTGGTGAAACCCGGTAAACGTGATGGTGGCGGGCGCGCTGTCGACGTCGGTCGTCTGTGCGTCCAGTTCCGTATCCGTCCCCACATTCAGGTCGAGATCGTTCGACCAGAAGAGCCGAGCAGCACTGATGCCGGCCACGCCCGGGGCCTGATTTGTCACTGTAATCTCGTGGATCGTGGCTCCTGTCTGCCCGGCAGACAGTTTCAGCACCCCAATTGCATTGTTGGACGTCCCGGGAGAAACCTCCGCTGTAAAGTCGACTCCACTGCTCGATCCATCGGTAAGGGCCAATGTCGCATTCGTCCGCTGAACAAAGCGAAGTCCATTTGCATCGGCCTCAACGTCGCTAAAGGTAAGATCGGGATCTGCATCGCCATCCATATCCTGAGAAAAGGTGTTAGCCCCTACCCGAAGAGCAGGAACCGCGGCTCCACCGTCAAACGGACTGGAGCTCCCTGTCTCCTCCACAAAGCTCCCTGCTCCATCTCCGTCGTAGTACCGCTGCGTGCCGTCATGATACGTGATGAGATCGAGAGCACCATCAAGATCGAAGTCCCCTGTTTCGAGGGCTACGCTTTTTGCAGTGGCGTCGGCCGCCACGTCGCTCAACGGATGCGAGGCATCTGACTGCACTGCGTACCCAGTGTCGGTATCATCCAGATAGGTCCAGTTTGTGGCATCGCCAGTCCCATCGCGCGAAGCAAGTTCCACGACATCGTCGCCGTCAAAGTCGCGTACGAGGGTCGTGGTGTTGGTCCAAAATGGCTGCGAGATTCCATCGAACGGATTCGCAGCACCCGTCGTCTCAGAAAAAGACGCTTCGGAGCCCGAAGTGTCGTTCTGATAGTAATGAGTACTGCTGCCGTCGTAGACGAGGAGATCCGGGTCTCCATCATGGTCAAAGTCGCCCATGATGGCGTCCACAGTGGACTGGTTGCCGCTGACGGTAATGCCGTCGAACGGATTGTCGGTGCCAGTCCGCCGCGCGTAAGTCGAACCGTCGGTATTTTCGACAAAGGCAAGTGTGCCGGTCCCGCTCTCGGTATAATCGAAGGGCACCACGTCGAGGTCTCCGTCCGAATCTACGTCTCGAAGAAAGGTGCGCCCTCGCGTACCGAAGATCTGGCCAATTCCATTGAACGGATTCTCTGGGCCGGTCGTCGCCGAGAACGTCCCGCTGCCGTCGTTCGCAAAGAAGATTTCCGAAGAGCCGTCGTAGGCGAGGAGGTCCACGTCCCCGTCGGTGTCGAAGTCGCCCGCAAGGGCATCGACGGCAGCCGGGGTCGACGTAGCAGAAAGGCCGTCGAAGGGATTGTCACTCCCCGTTTGCTCGGCATACTGCGCCTGTGCGAGACGGGGGAAAGCGAGAAATCCGACAACAAGCAAACCGATAAACAACAGAGCGCGCCTCTGAAAGCTGACAAATCGAACAGAACGGGCAGACAAAGGGGTCAACAGCATAGGATCACGGATCTGAGAAACGCGGGAGACTGGATTCGAAGGCCCTATCCAT is part of the Salinibacter sp. 10B genome and encodes:
- a CDS encoding fasciclin domain-containing protein; its protein translation is MRHRYQTLLFFCLAVAFVLAGCDQSAQKADPENANRYIIKQGGTSAGDAATGSFSGANEVSVPDTVDYYVQGYTVDKSYTWSVNDSDLPTASNSEQTYRWESRGGEFITVMYTADDPIASTTATSDPSTVSISVNASPDDINAETIEVEAAVRDSIGGQVARIGSFSTLATLAVPSGIAGILGQTQSTFTLFGPSNASLASGGEVAGAIGGVPTQAVDADEPRTSSVRADLVKYHAVQGNSFTSEDLPVSNVETLLGNTTVSVDESMVSDADIPATNGVIHELNTPLLPPVASADFTDRALPDTSVAQGDTLVVDGVYMPADGGFVVLHDKSEMQSAGAVASTVGVSDYIEGPTVANEVKIALDEELSGDVTLGAMPHKDSNDNQQYDFATPQGVLTGNDTPYQLEGNTVIDYAEITVEPVGSN
- a CDS encoding SusD/RagB family nutrient-binding outer membrane lipoprotein; translation: MRRHATLVLLLAGGLSLLLALGGCDSLSSYNENPNQASSANPNNLLSNAQRYISEEVFGGTRTMRRANVWAQYTTQNFYPSESRYSPVDYAWGGIYNRLNDLRAAKKIARERPNTVRNQDNFQAVATIMQVWAFQILTDAYGDIPFFGQALQGRENRSPSYTSQSEIYPVLVDSLNTALSRISVDGEGPSGDLVNGGDMRMWKRFANGLKMRIGLRAYDAAGSGSWAEQAVTSANGKALQSNDDNVYFQFGTSSDHRNSYYVNREVDFRDDFDGSERFIEFLKSGYGSADPRLDAYFEQTSNSNRPCEDGSGEYKGFPFAQEQGSAQSLYGANPTCVFSRPEAWFPNGPSGNGDAFAPMMYYDEVLLTKAWAAEKGLISGNPQQLIAQAIRASVGFYASQTDADISASGSATQGYISAVQSEFSSAPMQVIGEQRYISFYMHNIQGWSTWRRFDFEGVLGSPVGGVAGGFDAYAPLRVDYPDSEYNLNERNVRSAAENMCGGVEQEDEACQMWWDMEGPPSDAHAN
- a CDS encoding SusC/RagA family TonB-linked outer membrane protein gives rise to the protein MYRTILAALVGVLLAVPGSVFAQETGTIAGTVVDSTTSESLPGVNVVVQALNRGAATRSDGSFRITGIPAGEYVLNVSFVGYQQKRRTVQVEANSTTNLRIQLATETVGIDNVVVTALGVEREERAVTTSVQQVGGAELDATNSENFINSLKGKIAGASIRSSSTMGGSSNIILRGYSSISGDNQPLIVIDGVVVSNRSRQTGDGTVEGNGGFDFGNAAQSLNPNNIKSVSVLKGPSAAALYGSRGANGVIQITTKSGANLEGELGVSFSSSVSLSQPYEFMDYQNQYGGGPPGSTFSTLDGDYKQQSESDHYVAQYAVDESWGPRLDGRPVRQWYSWDNVNGLEGEATPWVAHPDAVKDFLRTGTVYTNNIALSQQTDFLNYRLSLNTRNQGGVMPNGSMDRYQVNFNGSADLSEELRATAFAKYSYTNVKGRSGMGYGFEENPFAAFNTFTQRQLNYGPDSYMRDYQRPNGQQRGWNYAGVSGAQGPVTQFQYTDNPYVNRYENFQQDDEQRLIGKAEVAYDIIQDLTGTFAVSTDYRSHRFGDRRSGISTGAPAGYSEDIIEEQETSSELRFDYSGTLTESIDFSSFVAGKVRYSTYEENESSTNNGLAAPGVYTVGNSVGRPTVDDYFEEQMVYSTYGLVSLGYNDMVYLEGTLRNDWSSTLPADNNSYLYPSISANFIFTSLDALQGQDILSFGKVRASWAQVGQDTSPYRLGLTYPGNVPFQGQPLQQLQRSANNPELERELTTGIEFGANLRFFNDRVNLNTTYYRDVTRDQILAVDVSSASGLNSSLLNAGKVVNRGLEASLTVTPVLTEGFQWDVTANFNKNVNTVEELAAGLRTYTISDGGVVFGPEVQAREGAEFGALVQPALRRDKDGDIVFNRDGIPLTTSQPQVLGSYVPDWKGGLSTTLSYKGITLSALIDGQMGGEIYSLSNKFGTYSGLLESTIADNQRETGVIPEGVVLPEGTDPSNASQVQGIDFGEAVGRIPAASYWKNWFAAGGGDRFIYDATYAKLQEVVLTYSLPQSWFNEFALRRASVSVTGSNLMFLYKKAPNVDPSVTLGSGNIQGVEAANIPPQRQFTFRVNLNF
- a CDS encoding T9SS type A sorting domain-containing protein, coding for MLVVGFLAFPRLAQAQYAEQTGSDNPFDGLSATSTPAAVDALAGDFDTDGDVDLLAYDGSSEIFFANDGSGTFSATTGPENPFNGIGQIFGTRGRTFLRDVDSDGDLDVVPFDYTESGTGTLAFVENTDGSTYARRTGTDNPFDGITVSGNQSTVDAIMGDFDHDGDPDLLVYDGSSTHYYQNDTSGSEASFSETTGAANPFDGISQPFWTNTTTLVRDFDGDDVVELASRDGTGDATNWTYLDDTDTGYAVQSDASHPLSDVAADATAKSVALETGDFDLDGALDLITYHDGTQRYYDGDGAGSFVEETGSSSPFDGGAAVPALRVGANTFSQDMDGDADPDLTFSDVEADANGLRFVQRTNATLALTDGSSSGVDFTAEVSPGTSNNAIGVLKLSAGQTGATIHEITVTNQAPGVAGISAARLFWSNDLDLNVGTDTELDAQTTDVDSAPATITFTGFHQSVPPTAHALIVAIDVETGASASGVRFELAQPEDLSILGAQIGSVNGNDKTSFSGLPLSNGSTDLPVEMASFEGTTMKAGVQLQWQTASEAENVGFRVQRRERTVEAWTDLGFVDGGGTTSKPQHYRFTDREVPYATDSVRYRLEQVDTDGTTSYTASVVVAREGPNQVRLVDTYPNPVRERAIIRYAVPQKRATAVTLQLFDVMGRRVRTVAGEAEGGRHEVVMDVDGLSSGVYVLRLRAGHEVKTRKLTVVR